A genomic region of Cannabis sativa cultivar Pink pepper isolate KNU-18-1 chromosome 1, ASM2916894v1, whole genome shotgun sequence contains the following coding sequences:
- the LOC115707786 gene encoding uncharacterized protein LOC115707786 codes for MDTALRNIEDRVMRLSTKQALILFLFAAASVLGLIVAMTTILLKRLKFRKAQPQLPAPEPACGLAAVVKRVLISSVRWSEPRKWPGETGSGGSWGENSPLPLLEKKMVMSRNQGFDDDDDDEYGVGVGWQSLNKDSPVWQRPILMGEKCELPRFSGVILYDENGRLLCDNARNSCNLNLPQEERTGVMRTTLRDLL; via the exons ATGGACACTGCTCTGAGAAATATAGAAGACAGAGTGATGAGACTTTCAACCAAACAAGCACTTATCCTATTCCTCTTCGCCGCCGCCAGTGTCCTTGGACTCATCGTGGCCATGACCACAATACTGTTAAAACGGTTAAAGTTTCGAAAAGCGCAACCGCAACTGCCGGCGCCAGAGCCGGCGTGTGGCTTGGCAGCGGTAGTAAAGAGGGTGTTGATTAGCTCGGTGAGGTGGAGTGAGCCGAGAAAGTGGCCGGGGGAGACGGGGAGCGGCGGGAGCTGGGGTGAGAATTCGCCGTTGCCGCTTCTAGAGAAGAAGATGGTGATGAGTAGAAATCAGGggtttgatgatgatgatgatgatgagtatGGGGTTGGGGTTGGGTGGCAGAGCCTTAACAAGGATTCTCCGGTGTGGCAGAGACCGATTCTGATGGGAGAGAAGTGTGAGCTTCCAAGGTTTAGTGGGGTTATTCTCTACGATGAAAATGGCCGCTTGCTTTGTGACAATGCTCGCAATTCATGCAACCTCAATCTACCTCAG GAAGAAAGAACTGGTGTAATGAGGACAACACTCAGAGACTTGCTGTGA